From the genome of Bacteroidales bacterium WCE2008, one region includes:
- a CDS encoding heat shock protein Hsp15, with the protein MADVVRLDKYLWAIRVFKTRSEATEACKGNKVKVGGVAAKPSKMISRGDTLEIRKGSVLYTYKVIGLIENRVGAKFVPDYAENLTPQSELDKLKAPVETFFLKRDRGAGRPTKKDRREMDEAIGSISFDTGEDIPDDIAFRFGITDDDNL; encoded by the coding sequence ATGGCTGATGTTGTTAGACTTGACAAATACCTCTGGGCAATCAGGGTGTTCAAGACAAGGAGCGAGGCTACTGAAGCCTGCAAAGGAAACAAAGTGAAAGTCGGCGGAGTCGCTGCCAAGCCTTCCAAGATGATATCCCGCGGGGACACCCTCGAGATACGCAAAGGTTCGGTCCTCTACACTTACAAAGTCATCGGACTCATAGAGAACCGCGTCGGAGCGAAGTTTGTGCCCGACTATGCCGAGAACCTGACTCCCCAGTCCGAGCTTGACAAGCTCAAGGCGCCTGTGGAGACATTCTTCCTCAAGCGCGACCGCGGCGCCGGCCGTCCTACCAAGAAGGACAGGCGCGAGATGGACGAAGCCATAGGCTCCATCAGCTTCGACACGGGAGAGGACATCCCTGACGATATCGCATTCAGATTCGGAATAACAGACGACGATAACCTATAA
- a CDS encoding mannose-6-phosphate isomerase — translation MEKKLYPLKFVPEQGVEDAVVREGWLEGSSVADIMETYLDRLVGEKVYNYYGRQFPVSVRMVRPEGRLPLMVTPSDSIAEARFDSLGKAKFWYVRSAGSDAKVAIGFKKDITASDLYKGCLDGSIESSLNVMDVKAGDSFYIGPGEVHSAWGDMDIVEISETSALDCKLWDWGHEIAPDELGVIDAIDFVNLSAHVPDIEDFGHQHHPEDKVSEKLAVKDEFIITKLTLKDALHIYSEKFDSFLLYYCLEGEASFQVKEEGGATRSYMARKGECMLIPAEIEDFLLVPTERNTVLVETYVQRDEVPDQYINPE, via the coding sequence ATGGAGAAAAAATTATATCCCTTGAAATTTGTCCCTGAACAGGGAGTTGAAGACGCCGTGGTCAGGGAGGGCTGGCTCGAAGGCAGCTCGGTCGCGGACATAATGGAGACCTATCTCGACAGGCTCGTCGGAGAAAAGGTATACAACTACTATGGCCGTCAGTTTCCGGTATCAGTCCGGATGGTCAGGCCTGAAGGCAGGCTTCCGCTGATGGTGACCCCGTCCGACTCGATCGCCGAGGCCCGTTTCGACTCTCTCGGAAAAGCCAAATTCTGGTATGTCCGTTCCGCCGGTTCCGATGCAAAAGTCGCCATCGGCTTCAAAAAGGACATAACGGCCTCCGACCTCTATAAAGGCTGTCTCGACGGCAGCATCGAATCCAGCCTCAATGTCATGGACGTGAAAGCCGGAGACTCGTTTTATATCGGCCCTGGAGAAGTCCATTCAGCCTGGGGCGACATGGACATCGTGGAAATCTCCGAAACCTCCGCCCTCGACTGCAAGCTCTGGGACTGGGGTCATGAGATCGCGCCGGACGAGCTGGGCGTTATCGACGCGATCGACTTCGTCAATCTTTCCGCCCATGTTCCCGACATCGAAGACTTCGGCCACCAGCATCATCCGGAGGACAAGGTCTCTGAGAAACTGGCAGTGAAGGACGAATTCATCATAACAAAACTTACGCTGAAGGATGCTCTCCATATCTATTCCGAGAAGTTCGACAGCTTCCTGCTCTACTACTGCCTCGAAGGAGAGGCTTCATTCCAGGTAAAGGAAGAAGGAGGGGCGACGAGGAGCTACATGGCCCGGAAAGGGGAGTGCATGCTCATCCCGGCGGAGATCGAGGACTTCCTGCTGGTTCCGACCGAGCGAAATACCGTGCTGGTTGAGACCTACGTCCAGCGTGACGAGGTCCCGGACCAGTATATCAATCCAGAATAA
- a CDS encoding alpha-glucosidase, with the protein MNFNKAFIMLGIAFLSQAGLHNSFAANKPQTVQSPDGHLKIEVNTTGDLSYDVYAGEKAIMTGNTLSIKIGDKVYGHDARLVKATRKSVNETFQPFLAFKSSTVENKYNQLLLKFKGGYSVEFRAYDDGIAYRFLTNLPGKVEVLDEEIGVRFPEAFRMTLQQCDRFKTSYEERYSHPLSSEWKEGDKMAHLPILAQTGEGCNIMFSETNLFDYPGAFFRSKGDNGFTSIFPKYPAKQVQEPDRDRSLKIEEEAEYIALTDGKREFPWRYFVITKEDGDLLTTTLPVRLAERSAIEDTSWIKPGQASWEWWNGAIPYGPDVNFKSGCNLETYKYFIDFASKYGIEYIVMDEGWAKNTRDPFTPNPDVDLHELIRYGKEKNVGIILWLTWLCVENNPAVFETFEKWGVAGIKIDFMDRSDQWMVNFYERTVAEAAKHHLFIDYHGAYKPSGLEYKYPNLLSYEGVTGMEQMGGCKPENSVYLPFLRNVTGAMEYTPGAMISMQPEYYSARRPNSASIGTRAYQMALFVVFESGIQMLADNPTLYYRNDECTKFISDVPVLWDETKALAAEIGQYVLVAKRKGDKWFIGGMTSERNEPLVIEFPLDFLGEGSYTMTSFEDGINADVQAMDYRKNTKKVAKGDKITVSMVRNGGFAAVIEQ; encoded by the coding sequence ATGAATTTCAATAAAGCATTCATCATGCTGGGAATTGCTTTCTTGTCACAGGCAGGACTGCACAATTCCTTCGCAGCAAATAAACCGCAGACCGTACAGTCTCCGGACGGTCATCTCAAAATTGAGGTCAACACGACCGGCGACCTGAGTTACGACGTATATGCCGGAGAAAAGGCGATAATGACCGGGAATACCCTGTCGATCAAAATCGGGGACAAGGTCTATGGCCATGACGCCAGACTAGTGAAAGCCACCCGCAAGTCAGTCAACGAGACTTTCCAGCCATTCCTTGCGTTCAAGTCCTCGACAGTCGAAAACAAATACAACCAGCTTCTGCTTAAGTTCAAAGGAGGTTATTCGGTGGAATTCCGCGCATACGACGACGGTATAGCCTACCGTTTCCTCACAAATCTCCCGGGCAAGGTGGAAGTTCTTGACGAAGAAATCGGAGTCCGCTTCCCTGAGGCCTTCAGGATGACGCTCCAGCAGTGCGACCGCTTCAAGACATCATACGAGGAGAGATACTCCCACCCGCTTTCTTCAGAATGGAAGGAAGGAGACAAGATGGCTCACCTCCCGATACTCGCCCAGACAGGCGAAGGCTGCAACATAATGTTCAGCGAAACCAATCTCTTCGACTACCCGGGAGCATTCTTCCGCAGCAAAGGCGACAACGGGTTCACCTCAATCTTCCCGAAATATCCTGCAAAGCAGGTTCAGGAGCCGGACAGGGACAGAAGCCTGAAGATCGAGGAAGAGGCTGAATATATCGCTCTCACCGACGGAAAGCGTGAGTTCCCATGGAGATATTTCGTGATCACAAAGGAGGACGGAGACCTTCTCACGACCACCCTCCCTGTACGTCTTGCAGAGAGGAGCGCCATCGAAGACACAAGCTGGATCAAGCCGGGACAGGCAAGCTGGGAATGGTGGAACGGCGCTATTCCTTACGGCCCGGATGTCAACTTCAAGTCCGGATGCAACCTCGAGACATACAAGTACTTCATTGATTTTGCATCGAAATACGGCATCGAGTACATCGTAATGGATGAAGGCTGGGCCAAGAACACGAGAGACCCGTTCACCCCGAACCCTGACGTCGACCTGCACGAGCTTATCCGCTACGGAAAGGAGAAGAATGTCGGAATCATCCTCTGGCTCACATGGCTCTGCGTGGAGAACAATCCTGCCGTATTCGAGACCTTCGAGAAATGGGGCGTGGCCGGCATCAAGATCGACTTCATGGACAGGAGCGACCAGTGGATGGTCAACTTCTACGAGCGCACGGTCGCAGAAGCAGCGAAGCACCATCTCTTCATAGACTATCACGGAGCATACAAGCCTTCAGGACTTGAATACAAATATCCTAACCTGCTCTCTTATGAAGGTGTGACCGGAATGGAGCAGATGGGAGGTTGCAAGCCTGAGAACAGCGTATATCTCCCGTTCCTGCGCAACGTGACGGGAGCAATGGAATACACCCCGGGAGCAATGATCAGCATGCAGCCGGAGTATTATTCCGCCCGCCGTCCGAACTCGGCTTCGATAGGCACCAGGGCATATCAGATGGCCCTTTTCGTAGTATTCGAATCAGGCATCCAGATGCTCGCCGACAACCCTACCCTCTATTACAGGAACGATGAATGCACCAAGTTCATTTCTGACGTGCCTGTGCTCTGGGATGAGACAAAGGCTCTTGCCGCAGAAATAGGACAGTACGTGCTGGTTGCCAAGCGCAAAGGTGACAAGTGGTTCATCGGAGGAATGACGTCCGAGAGAAACGAGCCGCTTGTAATCGAGTTCCCTCTCGACTTCCTCGGCGAAGGCTCATACACCATGACCTCTTTCGAGGACGGCATCAACGCCGACGTCCAGGCCATGGATTACCGCAAGAATACCAAGAAAGTGGCAAAGGGTGACAAGATAACTGTCTCCATGGTACGCAACGGAGGATTCGCCGCAGTAATCGAACAATAA
- a CDS encoding Lysophospholipase L1, translating to MRKFILFITFLAITVSSFAQKKDIDRDWAQFGRYAEDNAKITKSPKAVLYGDSITDGWPSHDEAFFKEHDFVGRGIGGQTTEQMLVRFRHDVINLKPKYVVILAGINDIARNNGYISNEVTVDNIITMCELAKLHKIRPIICSLTPATYCRWRMEVTDVAEQVANVNAMLKAYAAKNHIPYVDYFNALKDENAALPENLGHDSVHPNLDGYKIMESVLLKTLR from the coding sequence ATGAGAAAATTTATATTATTCATCACTTTTCTGGCCATCACGGTCTCATCATTCGCTCAGAAAAAAGACATTGACAGGGATTGGGCCCAGTTCGGAAGATACGCTGAAGACAACGCCAAGATTACCAAGAGCCCGAAGGCAGTGCTCTACGGAGACTCTATCACCGACGGCTGGCCATCGCATGACGAGGCCTTCTTCAAAGAGCATGATTTCGTCGGAAGGGGCATCGGCGGACAGACTACGGAGCAGATGCTCGTAAGGTTCCGTCACGACGTAATCAACCTCAAGCCGAAGTATGTCGTCATCCTTGCCGGAATCAATGATATCGCAAGGAATAACGGATATATCTCGAATGAAGTCACCGTTGACAACATCATAACCATGTGCGAACTTGCGAAGCTGCACAAGATCAGACCGATAATCTGTTCCCTGACCCCTGCGACTTACTGCAGATGGAGAATGGAGGTTACCGATGTTGCCGAGCAGGTTGCGAACGTCAATGCCATGCTTAAGGCATATGCGGCAAAGAACCATATCCCATACGTCGATTACTTCAATGCCCTCAAGGACGAGAACGCCGCCCTTCCCGAGAATCTCGGTCATGACAGCGTCCACCCTAACCTTGACGGCTATAAGATCATGGAATCAGTTCTCCTCAAGACCCTCAGATAA